Proteins encoded within one genomic window of Acidimicrobiia bacterium:
- a CDS encoding cob(I)yrinic acid a,c-diamide adenosyltransferase: MRIYTKKGDDGTTGLFYGGRVWKNDMAPEAYGAVDEAVAVLAVARAAATDDLAARLLQLQRELFVVAAELATAPENRHKLEDGVSRTTQGMVEQLELWIDEVVNEIGQPTEFLVPGGAPLPAALDHARAVVRRAERRCVSYARAGGLDASAVIPYLNRLADYLYTLVRATESEWQPSRPQQEQ; this comes from the coding sequence GTGCGTATCTACACCAAGAAGGGCGACGACGGCACCACGGGTCTGTTTTACGGTGGCCGCGTCTGGAAGAACGATATGGCGCCGGAGGCCTACGGAGCCGTCGACGAGGCGGTCGCCGTGCTGGCCGTAGCCCGAGCAGCGGCTACCGACGACCTCGCCGCTCGCCTGCTGCAACTCCAGCGTGAGTTGTTCGTCGTGGCTGCCGAACTGGCGACTGCTCCTGAGAACCGTCACAAACTCGAGGACGGAGTCAGCCGCACCACCCAAGGCATGGTCGAGCAACTCGAGCTATGGATCGACGAGGTAGTCAACGAGATCGGGCAGCCGACGGAGTTCCTCGTCCCGGGCGGGGCACCGCTGCCCGCTGCCCTCGATCACGCCCGGGCCGTGGTGAGGCGTGCCGAGCGGCGCTGTGTCTCCTACGCACGCGCCGGAGGCCTCGACGCAAGCGCGGTGATCCCGTATCTCAATCGCCTGGCCGATTATCTCTACACCCTCGTGCGGGCCACCGAATCCGAGTGGCAACCGTCCCGACCCCAACAGGAGCAGTAA
- the pyrE gene encoding orotate phosphoribosyltransferase, with product MCPLSATESGDLSGFFGNLIDHLRGNAVRTDGPYTLRSGQVSSWYIDARQTTFDGGGARLVGAAVLERLANEVTAVGGMTMGADPIAVATAVVAAETGRPLRAFSVRKEAKDHGVGGRLVGPVVEGDVVVALDDTVTTGTALIESIDVMIEGGLRVAQAICLVDRSGGQAERRCSELGVPFVALVLPADLGVEGP from the coding sequence ATGTGTCCACTATCGGCCACGGAGAGCGGTGACTTGAGCGGTTTTTTTGGAAACCTGATAGACCACCTGCGAGGCAATGCGGTGCGCACCGATGGGCCGTACACCCTGCGTTCGGGGCAGGTGTCATCTTGGTATATCGATGCCCGGCAGACCACCTTCGATGGTGGCGGTGCGCGCCTGGTCGGCGCGGCCGTGTTGGAGCGACTCGCCAACGAGGTGACCGCGGTGGGTGGTATGACCATGGGAGCGGATCCCATTGCGGTCGCCACCGCCGTCGTCGCAGCAGAAACCGGACGGCCCCTCCGTGCCTTCTCCGTTCGTAAAGAGGCAAAGGATCATGGTGTCGGCGGCCGCTTGGTCGGGCCGGTCGTCGAGGGCGACGTCGTTGTCGCGCTCGATGACACGGTGACCACGGGAACGGCGCTGATCGAATCGATCGACGTCATGATCGAAGGTGGACTCCGAGTGGCGCAGGCAATCTGCCTGGTTGATCGCAGTGGGGGACAAGCAGAACGCAGATGTTCGGAACTCGGCGTCCCGTTCGTCGCGCTGGTATTGCCGGCCGATCTCGGCGTGGAGGGTCCATGA
- a CDS encoding haloalkane dehalogenase, with translation MKWKKKFETVLGHRMAYVEAGKGDPIVFLHGNPTSSYLWRNVMPHLEKQGRLIAPDLIGMGDSEKLYPGGPNAYTFAAHRMHLDAFLIELGVKANVTLVVHDWGSGLGFDWANRHRDALKGIAYMEAIVAPVSWDDWPADATQIFKAMRSAAGEEIVLTKNVFVERILPGSILRDLTDIEMKEYRRPFLEAGEARRPTLTWPRQIPIDGEPAEVHAVVAAYSEWLAGADLPKLFINAEPGSILTGRQRELCRAWPNQTEVTVPGLHFIQEDSPDAIGSAIAGWYAAL, from the coding sequence ATGAAGTGGAAGAAGAAGTTCGAGACCGTCCTCGGCCACCGCATGGCGTATGTCGAGGCGGGCAAGGGCGATCCCATCGTCTTTCTCCACGGCAACCCGACATCATCGTATCTGTGGCGCAACGTCATGCCGCACCTCGAGAAACAGGGCCGCCTGATCGCACCGGATCTCATCGGGATGGGTGACAGTGAGAAACTGTATCCGGGTGGCCCCAATGCGTATACGTTCGCCGCGCACCGGATGCACCTCGATGCCTTTCTGATCGAGCTCGGCGTGAAGGCCAACGTCACCCTCGTCGTCCACGACTGGGGTTCCGGCCTCGGCTTCGACTGGGCCAACCGTCACCGTGACGCGCTGAAGGGCATCGCCTACATGGAAGCCATCGTGGCACCGGTCTCGTGGGATGATTGGCCGGCCGACGCCACCCAGATCTTCAAGGCCATGCGGTCCGCCGCGGGCGAGGAGATCGTCCTCACCAAGAACGTCTTCGTCGAGCGGATTCTCCCCGGTTCGATCCTGCGCGACCTCACCGACATCGAGATGAAGGAATACCGCAGGCCGTTCCTGGAGGCCGGTGAAGCGAGGAGACCTACGCTCACCTGGCCGAGGCAGATCCCGATCGACGGCGAACCGGCGGAGGTTCACGCGGTAGTCGCCGCCTACTCCGAATGGCTGGCAGGCGCCGACCTGCCCAAGCTGTTCATCAACGCCGAACCTGGTTCCATCCTCACCGGCCGTCAGCGAGAACTCTGCCGGGCCTGGCCCAACCAGACCGAGGTGACGGTCCCGGGCCTGCATTTCATCCAGGAAGACTCCCCCGACGCGATCGGGTCGGCCATTGCCGGCTGGTACGCCGCCCTCTGA
- a CDS encoding endonuclease/exonuclease/phosphatase family protein, with amino-acid sequence MPAGTPPSDLLGVALRRGVTRLLLAAATGLSVAAALGLLGEFWWVFDLLAHPRLQYSVLLAATAGGLALVGRGRPAVVVVLIAIANGVVVAPLFLDKPAESVAGGPVLTVVSFNVQVRNPDRDAVIQWVGDLDADVVFLWETSQPWRDEFTAAGLPYFQSEPLQEGTTIGGLVLTRDPARVRLLETGERSSIEVVVPFGDVEAVILGAHPFPPMSGRRSAERDAQLTTIAAYADDVDGPLIVTGDLNSTPWSAAFRPLGEGLTNSMNGFGWQPSYPAGSGPFMLPIDHLLHNEYLTTVARSVGPDLGSDHLPIIVTLAAADR; translated from the coding sequence TTGCCGGCTGGTACGCCGCCCTCTGATCTGTTGGGGGTTGCGCTGCGGCGCGGCGTAACCCGGCTCCTGCTGGCGGCCGCAACGGGATTGAGCGTGGCAGCTGCGCTCGGGTTGCTCGGCGAGTTCTGGTGGGTCTTCGACCTCCTGGCGCATCCTCGCCTGCAGTATTCGGTTCTGCTGGCTGCGACGGCAGGCGGACTGGCGCTGGTCGGCCGCGGCAGACCGGCCGTAGTGGTCGTCCTGATCGCAATCGCCAATGGTGTGGTCGTGGCGCCCCTATTCCTGGACAAGCCCGCTGAGAGCGTCGCCGGCGGGCCGGTGCTGACGGTTGTCAGCTTCAACGTTCAGGTACGAAACCCTGATCGTGACGCGGTGATTCAGTGGGTGGGCGATCTCGATGCCGATGTCGTATTCCTGTGGGAGACCAGCCAACCGTGGAGAGACGAGTTCACAGCCGCAGGACTTCCATATTTCCAATCGGAACCCCTTCAGGAAGGCACGACCATCGGTGGTCTCGTGCTCACGAGGGACCCGGCCCGGGTTCGGTTACTCGAGACGGGTGAACGATCGTCGATCGAGGTGGTTGTTCCCTTCGGCGATGTCGAGGCCGTCATTCTCGGCGCTCATCCATTTCCCCCGATGTCGGGCCGCCGGTCCGCGGAACGCGACGCCCAACTCACCACGATTGCGGCGTACGCCGACGACGTCGATGGCCCGTTGATCGTGACCGGCGACTTGAACTCGACGCCCTGGTCGGCTGCGTTCCGACCCCTTGGGGAGGGATTGACGAACTCGATGAACGGCTTCGGGTGGCAGCCGAGCTATCCGGCGGGGAGCGGGCCCTTCATGCTTCCCATCGACCACCTGCTGCACAACGAGTACCTGACCACCGTTGCCCGCTCGGTCGGCCCCGATCTCGGGTCCGACCATCTTCCGATCATCGTCACCCTGGCTGCCGCCGACCGGTGA
- the uppS gene encoding polyprenyl diphosphate synthase: MASRDRILKPLYRLYEGRLERDLYPGVVPRHIGIILDGHRRYARSEGLPDYAASYRVGMEKFEEFLGWAHHLQVPAITGWLLSTHNLQRPPAELEPYFEVLIELFERLPSRAVEQEMAVRFIGSLDLLPAELVAAAKALEERCAEGTRRLTMAVGYGGRQEIVDAVRELVSDLAADGVQASDIADHIDIDAVQAHLYTADLPDPDLVIRTSGEARLSGFLLWQSAYAEYVFVDVYWPAFRRVDLLRSLRDFARRERRFGK; encoded by the coding sequence ATGGCCAGCCGAGATCGAATTCTCAAACCGCTGTACCGGTTGTATGAAGGACGCCTCGAACGCGATCTCTATCCGGGCGTTGTCCCCCGCCACATCGGCATCATCCTGGACGGACACCGCCGTTACGCCCGCAGTGAGGGACTTCCCGATTACGCGGCTAGTTATCGAGTAGGCATGGAGAAGTTTGAGGAGTTCCTCGGCTGGGCACATCATCTTCAGGTGCCGGCCATCACCGGGTGGTTGCTCTCGACTCACAACCTGCAGCGACCGCCGGCTGAGCTCGAGCCCTACTTCGAAGTCCTGATTGAGCTGTTCGAGCGACTCCCTTCCCGTGCCGTCGAACAGGAAATGGCTGTTCGGTTCATCGGTAGCCTCGACCTTCTCCCGGCGGAACTCGTGGCCGCGGCCAAAGCGCTCGAGGAACGCTGCGCGGAGGGCACGCGCCGTCTCACCATGGCGGTCGGTTATGGAGGCAGGCAGGAGATCGTGGACGCCGTTCGAGAATTGGTCTCGGACCTCGCCGCCGACGGTGTGCAAGCATCAGACATCGCAGACCACATCGACATCGACGCCGTCCAGGCCCATCTGTACACAGCCGACCTGCCGGACCCCGATCTGGTCATCCGTACCTCCGGGGAGGCGAGGCTGTCGGGGTTCCTGTTGTGGCAGAGTGCGTACGCCGAGTACGTCTTCGTGGACGTCTACTGGCCGGCTTTCCGTCGCGTTGATCTCCTACGCTCTCTGAGGGATTTCGCACGCCGGGAACGCCGGTTCGGCAAATAG
- a CDS encoding aminopeptidase P N-terminal domain-containing protein, with protein sequence MTKPANTYADHRRRFLADLGDAVAVIPAGHEQPRNDDVDHEFRQDSDFYFLTGFPEPDAVVVLDADRFTLFVRPRDREMETWNGYRAGVQGAMERFGADDAYPIDDLESVLLDRLIGHSEMYYRWGGRLDGRMSELLKKLPSLHERFGYRVPFTITDPTSIVGELRLQKSEADLELLREACNVSAAGHLEAMRFSSPGRFEYQVQSAMEYVFRQHGSMRNGYPSIVASGTNATVLHYTENDRRMEDGDLVLIDAAAECGYFSADITRTFPVNGRFTGPQRAVYEVVLAAERAGIAAALPGATMRGIHETARRVIVEGLVELGLLPAGVDESITMHHYREFFMHGTGHWLGMDVHDAGTYMLDGEHRRLEPGMTFTVEPGLYVRSDQDVATFHLAEYDLDKWTERRLKLGLQKAKALEAEELDKAGSIEHPIPEEFRGIGVRIEDDILITTSGNENLTAAVPVDLEAVEAVCGEASRLPFLT encoded by the coding sequence ATGACCAAGCCCGCCAACACCTACGCTGATCACCGCCGCCGGTTTCTCGCCGACCTGGGCGACGCTGTCGCAGTGATTCCTGCCGGCCACGAACAACCACGCAACGATGACGTCGACCACGAGTTCCGACAGGACTCAGATTTCTACTTCCTCACCGGCTTTCCAGAACCCGATGCGGTGGTCGTGCTGGATGCCGATCGTTTCACGTTGTTCGTCCGACCTCGAGACCGCGAGATGGAAACCTGGAACGGCTACCGGGCCGGAGTCCAGGGCGCCATGGAACGGTTTGGCGCCGATGACGCCTACCCGATCGACGATCTCGAATCAGTCCTGCTGGATCGCCTGATCGGTCACTCCGAGATGTACTACCGGTGGGGCGGGCGACTCGACGGCCGCATGTCGGAGCTACTGAAGAAGCTCCCATCTCTTCATGAACGATTCGGGTACCGGGTGCCGTTCACGATCACCGATCCGACCTCGATTGTCGGCGAGCTGCGGTTGCAGAAGTCGGAGGCCGACCTCGAGCTGCTCCGGGAGGCGTGCAACGTCAGTGCGGCCGGCCACCTCGAAGCAATGCGGTTCTCGTCTCCGGGCCGCTTCGAGTATCAGGTTCAGTCGGCGATGGAGTATGTGTTCCGTCAGCACGGCTCGATGCGGAACGGTTACCCGTCGATTGTCGCTTCAGGCACGAACGCCACCGTGTTGCACTACACCGAAAACGATCGTCGGATGGAAGATGGCGATCTGGTGTTGATCGACGCCGCCGCCGAGTGTGGGTATTTCTCAGCAGACATCACGAGAACGTTTCCCGTGAACGGACGGTTCACCGGCCCGCAACGAGCGGTGTACGAGGTCGTCCTGGCCGCCGAACGGGCAGGAATTGCGGCTGCTTTGCCCGGCGCCACGATGCGCGGCATTCACGAGACGGCGAGGCGGGTGATCGTCGAGGGTCTGGTAGAGCTGGGGTTGCTGCCCGCCGGCGTCGACGAATCGATCACCATGCATCACTACCGGGAGTTCTTCATGCACGGAACCGGTCACTGGCTGGGCATGGACGTGCATGATGCCGGAACATACATGCTCGACGGAGAACACCGACGTCTCGAACCCGGGATGACCTTCACGGTGGAGCCCGGCCTCTATGTGCGAAGCGACCAGGACGTAGCCACGTTCCACCTTGCTGAGTACGACCTCGACAAGTGGACGGAGCGTCGGCTCAAGCTCGGGTTGCAGAAGGCAAAGGCGCTCGAAGCTGAGGAGCTCGACAAGGCCGGGTCGATCGAGCACCCGATCCCCGAGGAGTTCCGCGGCATCGGGGTTCGCATTGAAGACGACATCTTGATAACAACTTCCGGCAACGAGAACCTGACGGCAGCTGTGCCGGTCGATCTAGAAGCCGTTGAAGCAGTGTGCGGGGAAGCGAGCCGGCTTCCCTTCCTGACTTGA
- a CDS encoding leucyl aminopeptidase, translating to MVDFAAGTSLVAAEGKLLAVPVFSDRTWGPGADVAVAAIGHGLEAQLDLIDFSGKLGQVAIISGSTGAPFSSYAFVGLGEEADMETVRQAAGWLARSASRLDQVSTTLHLVDVDGAARAVAEGFLLALYRFDKYRSESEPARIETLSFVGDDSDTAAEAAEAARPGVLGAMLARDLINEPANGKSPETLAGIAAAIAEEHSLRIRIYQPDEFSDERFGALAGVAAGAHNPARMVEMWYEPENPRAFLALVGKGIVFDSGGLSLKPAASMEDMKTDMSGAAVVFGTMQAIAALGLPIKVLGITPITENMPGGGATRPGDVLVPRNGTSIEVLNTDAEGRLVLADGLSLAAEHEPDLMVDIATLTGACHVALGDKIAGLWSNDQEAADQVLRAAARTGERFWHMPLAADYRKAMDSDIADIKNISGGRYGGAIHAALFLQEYVGENRWVHLDIAGPARWTEEEHYFRKGGSGFAVRTLVALAEDMAS from the coding sequence ATGGTCGATTTCGCAGCAGGTACTTCACTCGTCGCGGCTGAGGGGAAACTCCTCGCCGTTCCCGTCTTCAGCGATCGCACCTGGGGGCCCGGCGCCGACGTGGCGGTCGCCGCGATAGGGCACGGCCTGGAGGCCCAGCTCGATCTGATCGACTTCAGCGGCAAGCTGGGCCAGGTCGCCATCATCTCGGGATCGACCGGCGCACCCTTCTCCTCATATGCCTTCGTCGGTCTTGGTGAGGAAGCGGATATGGAGACGGTTCGCCAAGCAGCCGGATGGCTGGCCCGCTCAGCCTCCCGCCTGGACCAGGTGTCGACCACACTCCACCTCGTGGACGTCGACGGTGCCGCTCGCGCCGTGGCGGAGGGTTTTCTCCTGGCGCTGTACCGCTTCGATAAGTACCGGTCGGAGTCGGAACCGGCCCGAATCGAGACGCTCTCCTTCGTCGGCGATGACAGTGACACAGCGGCCGAGGCGGCGGAAGCGGCCCGGCCGGGCGTTCTGGGAGCGATGCTGGCTCGCGACCTCATCAACGAGCCTGCCAACGGCAAGTCCCCGGAGACGCTGGCGGGGATCGCCGCCGCGATTGCTGAAGAGCATTCCCTGCGTATCCGGATCTACCAACCGGATGAGTTCTCCGATGAGCGATTCGGAGCGCTCGCCGGCGTCGCCGCAGGAGCCCACAACCCGGCCCGGATGGTGGAGATGTGGTACGAGCCGGAGAATCCAAGAGCCTTCCTCGCCCTGGTTGGAAAGGGAATCGTCTTCGACTCCGGCGGCCTCTCGCTGAAGCCGGCGGCCTCAATGGAGGACATGAAGACCGACATGTCGGGTGCCGCCGTGGTGTTCGGAACCATGCAGGCCATCGCCGCGCTGGGACTGCCAATCAAGGTCCTTGGCATCACCCCCATCACCGAAAACATGCCGGGCGGCGGCGCCACCCGGCCCGGAGATGTGCTCGTACCAAGGAACGGCACATCGATCGAAGTACTGAACACCGACGCTGAGGGCAGGCTGGTCCTCGCCGACGGGCTTTCACTGGCCGCCGAACACGAACCCGACCTGATGGTCGACATTGCGACACTGACCGGAGCCTGCCACGTCGCGCTCGGCGACAAGATTGCCGGGCTGTGGTCGAACGATCAAGAGGCAGCCGACCAGGTGCTCAGGGCGGCCGCCCGCACCGGGGAACGGTTCTGGCATATGCCCCTAGCGGCCGACTATCGCAAGGCGATGGACTCCGACATCGCCGACATCAAGAACATCTCCGGGGGCCGCTACGGCGGAGCCATCCACGCCGCCTTGTTTCTCCAGGAATACGTCGGGGAGAACCGCTGGGTCCACCTCGACATCGCCGGACCGGCCAGGTGGACCGAGGAGGAGCATTACTTCCGCAAGGGCGGGTCGGGCTTCGCGGTACGGACGCTCGTCGCCCTGGCGGAGGATATGGCGA
- a CDS encoding deoxyribonuclease IV, translating into MLVGVHVRGSDPLAAAVAREAGCVQVFLSNPQSWKKPLPREDAADLRASSLPIYVHAPYLINVASPNNRVRIPSRKILADTCAAAEEIGAAGVIVHAGHLTGSDDPLEVGFDRWRKALESFETSVPILIENTAGGENAIGREVEVIGRLWQVIGDLDVGFCLDTCHAWASGQDLDGIVERVLAATGRIDLVHCNDSRDPFDSRRDRHANLGAGEIPPELILSVVRQAAAPVVVETPGEPEDQAADIRWLRQHLSG; encoded by the coding sequence ATGCTCGTTGGAGTCCACGTGCGCGGATCTGACCCGCTGGCGGCCGCGGTTGCGCGGGAAGCCGGCTGTGTTCAGGTCTTCCTCAGCAACCCGCAATCTTGGAAGAAACCACTTCCCCGTGAAGATGCCGCCGACCTCCGCGCCTCGAGCCTGCCCATCTATGTGCACGCTCCGTATCTCATCAACGTGGCGTCGCCGAACAACCGCGTACGGATTCCCAGTCGCAAGATCCTCGCCGATACCTGTGCGGCTGCCGAGGAGATCGGTGCCGCCGGAGTGATCGTTCACGCTGGGCACCTAACCGGTTCGGACGACCCGCTCGAGGTCGGGTTCGATCGGTGGAGGAAGGCGCTGGAGAGCTTCGAGACCTCGGTCCCGATTCTGATCGAGAACACTGCCGGCGGTGAGAACGCGATCGGCCGGGAGGTTGAAGTCATCGGGCGCCTCTGGCAGGTCATCGGCGACCTCGACGTCGGTTTTTGCCTCGACACGTGCCACGCCTGGGCGTCGGGCCAGGACCTCGACGGGATTGTGGAGCGGGTGCTGGCGGCAACGGGGAGGATCGACCTCGTTCACTGCAACGATTCGCGCGACCCGTTCGACTCGAGGCGCGATCGCCACGCCAATCTCGGTGCAGGAGAGATCCCCCCCGAACTCATTCTGAGCGTCGTCAGGCAAGCCGCCGCGCCGGTCGTTGTGGAGACTCCCGGCGAGCCGGAGGATCAAGCGGCCGACATCCGCTGGCTGCGGCAACACCTGTCTGGTTGA